TTTCGATCAATTTCTCTGATATTGCCTATATTTACCAAAAATGACTTATGAGGGGAATAAAATCGCTGAGTATGTTTGTCCTTTTCTTGAATATCTGTCATGGTACCATAAAACTCTTTTGCAAAATTCTTACCAATAATGCGCAATTTATGAGAAACTCCTGTCGTTTCAATATACAGAATGTCATGATAAGGAATTTTTAAATCATTTCCCTTATAATTGTAGTCAAAATAATCTACCACATCTTCATTTTCAAGTAACATACTCTTCGTGTAGAAGATATTTTGCTCAATTCGCTTCTTAAATAACTCATCATTGATATCCTTATCAACAAAATCTAGGGCTGATACCTGGTATTTATAGGTGAGAGTCGCAAACTCTGATCGACTGGTGATAAAGACGATAATTGCGTAAGGATTGTAATGACGAATGAGTTGAGCCACTTCAAATCCTTTTT
This window of the Streptococcus sp. 116-D4 genome carries:
- the comE gene encoding competence system response regulator transcription factor ComE; the encoded protein is MKVLILEDVIEHQVRLERILDEISKESNIPISYKTTGKVREFEEYIENDEVNQLYFLDIDIHGIEKKGFEVAQLIRHYNPYAIIVFITSRSEFATLTYKYQVSALDFVDKDINDELFKKRIEQNIFYTKSMLLENEDVVDYFDYNYKGNDLKIPYHDILYIETTGVSHKLRIIGKNFAKEFYGTMTDIQEKDKHTQRFYSPHKSFLVNIGNIREIDRKNLEIVFYEDHRCPISRLKIRKLKDILEKKSQK